A stretch of Ipomoea triloba cultivar NCNSP0323 chromosome 11, ASM357664v1 DNA encodes these proteins:
- the LOC115996815 gene encoding ribose-phosphate pyrophosphokinase 1, protein MASLSLPGSLVKPHRIKRRPPPSLIRCNVAEPLKFKDNGRPSLPAQIGSDATFPSFLTSNQFRKLSIPQNQNDTRLRIFSGTANPALSQEIACYMGLELGKIKIKRFADGEIYVQLQESVRGCDVYLVQPTCPPANENLMELLIMIDACRRASAKNITAVIPYFGYARADRKTQGRESIAAKLVANLITEAGADRVLACDLHSGQSMGYFDIPVDHVHGQPVILDYLASKTICSDDLVVVSPDVGGVARARAFAKKLSDAPLAIVDKRRHAHNVAEVMNLIGDVRGKVAVMVDDMIDTAGTISKGAALLHQEGAREVYACSTHAVFSPPAIERLSSGLFQEVIVTNTIPVAEQNYFPELTVLSVANLLGETIWRVHDDCAGGFEPYSSLGID, encoded by the exons ATGGCCTCTCTGAGCTTGCCTGGAAGTCTCGTCAAGCCTCATCGCATCAAACGCCGCCCGCCGCCTTCATTGATT AGGTGTAATGTGGCGGAGCCGTTAAAGTTCAAGGATAATGGCAGGCCAAGCTTGCCTGCACAGATTGGCAGCGATGCGACATTTCCGAGCTTCCTAACCTCTAATCAGTTCCGGAAACTTTCTATTCCTCAAAATCAGAATGACACTAGACTCCGAATTTTCTCAGGGACTGCCAATCCTGCGCTTTCTCAG GAAATTGCCTGCTACATGGGTTTGGAACTCGGAAAGATCAAGATTAAACGTTTTGCTGATGGTGAAATATATGTCCAGTTACAAGAGAGTGTCAGAGGTTGTGATGTATATCTTGTGCAACCTACTTGTCCTCCTGCAAATGAAAATCTTATGGAGCTCTTGATAATGATTGATGCTTGTCGCAGAGCCTCTGCCAAAAATATTACTGCAGTTATTCCTTACTTTGGTTATGCTCGAGCTGATCGGAAG ACTCAAGGCCGTGAATCCATTGCAGCCAAACTTGTTGCTAATTTGATTACTGAAGCTGGTGCTGACCGTGTTCTTGCTTGTGATCTTCATTCCGGTCAGTCCATGGGCTATTTTGACATTCCAGTGGACCATGTACATGGTCAG CCTGTTATACTTGATTATCTTGCCAGCAAGACTATCTGTTCTGATGATTTGGTTGTGGTGTCGCCGGATGTTGGTGGAGTTGCAAGGGCACGGGCTTTTGCCAAAAAGTTGTCTGATGCACCTCTAGCCATTGTGGATAAAAGGCGCCATGCACACAATGTTGCTGAG GTAATGAATTTGATTGGTGACGTCAGGGGAAAGGTAGCAGTTATGGTTGATGATATGATTGATACTGCTG GTACTATTTCCAAAGGAGCTGCACTATTACATCAAGAGGGAGCAAGGGAGGTGTATGCATGCAGCACTCATGCTGTTTTCAG TCCTCCTGCAATAGAAAGGTTATCAAGTGGCCTCTTTCAAGAGGTAATTGTCACAAATACCATTCCTGTCGCAGAGCAGAATTACTTTCCTGAGCTGACGGTGCTGTCTGTTGCAAACCTTCTGGGAGAAACCATATGGCGTGTTCATGATGACTGCGCT ggtgggtttgagccttacTCAAGCCTGGGCATTGATTGA
- the LOC115996900 gene encoding ent-kaurenoic acid oxidase 1-like, with protein sequence MEMESWEVILWNIIRFGAMGLGCLWVVRRLNSWYYEVLKLGNKRFSLPPGDLGWPYIGTMILYFRAFTSSNPDIFYNSYVSRYGKTGMYKALMFGRPTVIVTSAEACGKVMTDDRAFKSGWPASTEELVGKKSFVNLVDEEHKRMRKITSAPINGHEALSLYFITIEENVKSHLEKWADMGEMEFARQLPTLFFRVIMHIFVSSEVDHILTALLKEYYFMNRGLKAMAINIPGFIYHRGLKARRRIKAVLQKILKERRDKRRDGVSEKRDVTGIMLDMTDENGKGFTDEVIIDILIMYLNAGYESTACVTLWTLILLHDHPDILKKAKAEQEEIVRKRPSDQKGLSFNEIRRMQYLPKVIDETLRLISRTSIMFREARIDFNVNGYIIPKGWTAMLIVPDIHMKEEVYKDPYEFNPSRWESITPKAGEYIPFGAGGRSCVGKDLAKLEITIFLHHFLLGYELQRKNPSCPTNFLPLPVPRDNCVGRIVRTTSSAPSA encoded by the exons ATGGAGATGGAGAGTTGGGAGGTTATTTTGTGGAATATTATTAGGTTTGGGGCAATgggtttaggttgtttgtgggTGGTTAGGAGGTTGAACAGTTGGTACTATGAAGTATTGAAGCTTGGCAACAAGAGGTTCTCTCTGCCACCAGGGGATTTGGGTTGGCCTTACATTGGTACcatgatattatattttaggGCTTTCACATCTTCGAATCCCGATATTTTTTATAACTCTTACGTTTCGAG ATACGGGAAAACAGGAATGTACAAGGCTCTCATGTTTGGTCGGCCGACAGTGATCGTTACATCGGCGGAAGCCTGCGGAAAAGTTATGACGGACGACAGAGCCTTCAAGTCGGGGTGGCCGGCGAGCACCGAGGAACTGGTCGGGAAAAAATCGTTCGTGAATCTGGTAGACGAAGAGCACAAGCGCATGCGCAAAATAACGTCGGCTCCGATCAACGGCCACGAGGCGCTGTCGCTTTACTTCATCACCATCGAAGAGAACGTGAAATCGCATCTGGAGAAATGGGCAGACATGGGAGAGATGGAGTTCGCGAGGCAGCTCCCGACCCTATTTTTTAGGGTAATTATGCACATTTTCGTGAGCTCCGAGGTTGACCATATCCTCACGGCCTTATTGAAGGAGTATTATTTCATGAATCGTGGACTTAAAGCCATGGCTATCAACATACCGGGCTTTATTTACCACCGTGGACTTAAG GCACGTAGAAGAATTAAAGCGGTGTTACAAAAGATATTGAAAGAAAGAAGAGATAAAAGGAGGGATGGAGTTTCCGAAAAGAGAGATGTGACAGGTATAATGCTAGATATGACAGATGAAAATGGGAAAGGATTCACTGACGAGGTAATAATTGATATTCTGATAATGTATTTAAACGCGGGTTATGAATCAACTGCTTGTGTCACATTGTGGACACTCATCCTTCTGCACGACCACCCTGATATCCTCAAAAAAGCTAAG GCCGAGCAAGAAGAAATTGTGAGGAAACGGCCTTCTGATCAAAAGGGTTTGAGTTTCAATGAAATTAGAAGGATGCAATACCTTCCTAAG GTGATAGACGAAACCCTTCGTTTAATTTCACGCACAAGTATAATGTTCCGAGAGGCAAGGATAGATTTTAATGTTAATG GCTATATAATTCCGAAGGGATGGACAGCTATGCTCATCGTTCCGGACATTCACATGAAAGAAGAAGTATACAAAGATCCGTATGAATTTAATCCTTCACGATGGGAG AGTATAACACCCAAAGCAGGAGAGTACATACCTTTTGGAGCGGGGGGCAGATCGTGCGTGGGAAAAGATCTTGCCAAGCTTGAAATTACGATTTTTCTCCATCATTTTCTGCTTGGTTATGA GCTACAAAGGAAGAACCCATCATGCCCAACGAATTTTCTACCCCTTCCCGTGCCTAGAGATAACTGTGTGGGCAGAATTGTAAGAACAACTTCATCTGCTCCAAGTGCTTAG
- the LOC115997634 gene encoding heavy metal-associated isoprenylated plant protein 45-like — protein sequence MYFGWFKKTRRSDALSIVELLVRMDCDGCQKRVRRAISKLEGVDSMEIDMDRQKVTVKGYVEGRRVLKAVRRGGSRAELWPFPDDGEYFPYAAQYLDESNFAPTYNYYTHGYNESMRGYYPTLPYSTLVDDNVTFSFSDDNVHACILM from the exons ATGTATTTTGGATGGTTCAAGAAAACAAGACGATCTGATGCATTATCT ATTGTGGAGCTGTTGGTTCGTATGGACTGCGATGGATGCCAGAAAAGGGTGCGAAGGGCAATCTCTAAATTAGAGG gCGTTGACAGCATGGAGATCGACATGGACCGGCAAAAAGTGACGGTGAAAGGGTACGTGGAGGGGCGGCGCGTGCTGAAGGCGGTGAGAAGAGGGGGGAGCAGGGCGGAGCTGTGGCCGTTCCCGGACGACGGCGAGTACTTTCCCTACGCCGCTCAGTACTTGGACGAGTCAAACTTCGCCCCCACTTACAACTACTACACCCACGGCTATAACGAGAGCATGCGCGGCTATTATCCCACCCTGCCTTACTCCACCCTCGTCGACGACAATGTCACCTTTAGCTTTAGCGACGACAACGTTCATGCCTGCATCCTCATGTGA
- the LOC115995580 gene encoding uric acid degradation bifunctional protein TTL isoform X3, with protein MGSRFDENDFLACCGSTRFAKEMAAAAPFSDCDTAVVAARDIWFNKVDVNGWLEAFSAHPQIGHMPSQNHKSPAFAQWSKGEQSTALSTATDSSLQELSHWNARYREKFGIVFLIFASGRSSSEILTELKRRYENRPIIEFEIAAQEQMKITELRLAKLFLAKADSTIATKATDASKVEGKPSHIPSRTRPPITTHILDIARGCPANGVEVLLEAWKGSQPRPHFGVTDKGGWVFQGSSATDKDGRSGQLMSMVDALNPGTYRISFNTGKYNPDGFFPFVSIVFEIRESQKWEHFHVPLLLSPFSFSTYRGS; from the exons ATGGGATCGAGATTTGATGAGAATGATTTCTTGGCTTGTTGCGGGAGCACCAGATTTGCCAAAGAGATGGCGGCGGCAGCTCCTTTTTCCGATTGCGACACCGCCGTTGTTGCCGCTAGAGATATCTGGTTCAACAAG GTCGATGTAAACGGTTGGCTCGAAGCTTTCTCTGCGCATCCCCAAATCGGCCATATGCCTTCACAGAATCATAAAAGTCCCGCTTTTGCACA GTGGAGCAAGGGGGAGCAGTCAACAGCTCTTTCTACTGCAACTGATTCTAGCTTGCAG GAACTAAGTCACTGGAATGCTCGCTACAGGGAGAAGTTTGGAATTGTCTTCCTGATATTTGCTTCTGGTAGAAGTTCCTCTGAGATACTTACTGAGTTGAAG AGACGTTATGAAAACAGACCTATTATTGAGTTTGAAATAGCAGCCCAGGAGCAAATGAAAATAACTGAGTTACGTCTCGCCAAGCTCTTTTTAGCTAAAGCAGACAGTACTATTGCAACTAAAGCCACAGATGCATCCAAAGTAGAAg GGAAACCATCTCATATTCCATCTCGGACACGCCCACCCATCACAACTCATATTCTAGACATTGCGCGTGGATGTCCAGCTAACGGCGTTGAAGTGCTATTGGAGGCGTGGAAAGGAAGCCAACCACGTCCCCATTTCGGTGTAACTGATAAAGGTGGTTGGGTTTTCCAAGGATCCTCAGCTACAGATAAAGATGGGCGATCCGGTCAGTTGATGAGCATGGTTGATGCTTTGAACCCAGGAACCTATCGAATAAGCTTCAACACTGGCAAGTATAATCCTGATGGATTTTTCCCCTTTGTCTCCATTGTGTTTGAGATTAGAGAGTCTCAGAAATGGGAACACTTTCATGTTCCTCTGTTGCTTTCTCCATTCTCATTCTCTACTTACCGTGGGAGCTAA
- the LOC115995580 gene encoding uric acid degradation bifunctional protein TTL isoform X1, with the protein MGSRFDENDFLACCGSTRFAKEMAAAAPFSDCDTAVVAARDIWFNKVDVNGWLEAFSAHPQIGHMPSQNHKSPAFAQWSKGEQSTALSTATDSSLQELSHWNARYREKFGIVFLIFASGRSSSEILTELKRRYENRPIIEFEIAAQEQMKITELRLAKLFLAKADSTIATKATDASKVEDRVNIIGSHLTAPTGKPSHIPSRTRPPITTHILDIARGCPANGVEVLLEAWKGSQPRPHFGVTDKGGWVFQGSSATDKDGRSGQLMSMVDALNPGTYRISFNTGKYNPDGFFPFVSIVFEIRESQKWEHFHVPLLLSPFSFSTYRGS; encoded by the exons ATGGGATCGAGATTTGATGAGAATGATTTCTTGGCTTGTTGCGGGAGCACCAGATTTGCCAAAGAGATGGCGGCGGCAGCTCCTTTTTCCGATTGCGACACCGCCGTTGTTGCCGCTAGAGATATCTGGTTCAACAAG GTCGATGTAAACGGTTGGCTCGAAGCTTTCTCTGCGCATCCCCAAATCGGCCATATGCCTTCACAGAATCATAAAAGTCCCGCTTTTGCACA GTGGAGCAAGGGGGAGCAGTCAACAGCTCTTTCTACTGCAACTGATTCTAGCTTGCAG GAACTAAGTCACTGGAATGCTCGCTACAGGGAGAAGTTTGGAATTGTCTTCCTGATATTTGCTTCTGGTAGAAGTTCCTCTGAGATACTTACTGAGTTGAAG AGACGTTATGAAAACAGACCTATTATTGAGTTTGAAATAGCAGCCCAGGAGCAAATGAAAATAACTGAGTTACGTCTCGCCAAGCTCTTTTTAGCTAAAGCAGACAGTACTATTGCAACTAAAGCCACAGATGCATCCAAAGTAGAAg aTCGCGTGAACATCATTGGATCACATTTGACAGCTCCAACAGGGAAACCATCTCATATTCCATCTCGGACACGCCCACCCATCACAACTCATATTCTAGACATTGCGCGTGGATGTCCAGCTAACGGCGTTGAAGTGCTATTGGAGGCGTGGAAAGGAAGCCAACCACGTCCCCATTTCGGTGTAACTGATAAAGGTGGTTGGGTTTTCCAAGGATCCTCAGCTACAGATAAAGATGGGCGATCCGGTCAGTTGATGAGCATGGTTGATGCTTTGAACCCAGGAACCTATCGAATAAGCTTCAACACTGGCAAGTATAATCCTGATGGATTTTTCCCCTTTGTCTCCATTGTGTTTGAGATTAGAGAGTCTCAGAAATGGGAACACTTTCATGTTCCTCTGTTGCTTTCTCCATTCTCATTCTCTACTTACCGTGGGAGCTAA
- the LOC115995580 gene encoding uric acid degradation bifunctional protein TTL isoform X2, whose translation MGSRFDENDFLACCGSTRFAKEMAAAAPFSDCDTAVVAARDIWFNKVDVNGWLEAFSAHPQIGHMPSQNHKSPAFAQWSKGEQSTALSTATDSSLQELSHWNARYREKFGIVFLIFASGRSSSEILTELKRRYENRPIIEFEIAAQEQMKITELRLAKLFLAKADSTIATKATDASKVEAPTGKPSHIPSRTRPPITTHILDIARGCPANGVEVLLEAWKGSQPRPHFGVTDKGGWVFQGSSATDKDGRSGQLMSMVDALNPGTYRISFNTGKYNPDGFFPFVSIVFEIRESQKWEHFHVPLLLSPFSFSTYRGS comes from the exons ATGGGATCGAGATTTGATGAGAATGATTTCTTGGCTTGTTGCGGGAGCACCAGATTTGCCAAAGAGATGGCGGCGGCAGCTCCTTTTTCCGATTGCGACACCGCCGTTGTTGCCGCTAGAGATATCTGGTTCAACAAG GTCGATGTAAACGGTTGGCTCGAAGCTTTCTCTGCGCATCCCCAAATCGGCCATATGCCTTCACAGAATCATAAAAGTCCCGCTTTTGCACA GTGGAGCAAGGGGGAGCAGTCAACAGCTCTTTCTACTGCAACTGATTCTAGCTTGCAG GAACTAAGTCACTGGAATGCTCGCTACAGGGAGAAGTTTGGAATTGTCTTCCTGATATTTGCTTCTGGTAGAAGTTCCTCTGAGATACTTACTGAGTTGAAG AGACGTTATGAAAACAGACCTATTATTGAGTTTGAAATAGCAGCCCAGGAGCAAATGAAAATAACTGAGTTACGTCTCGCCAAGCTCTTTTTAGCTAAAGCAGACAGTACTATTGCAACTAAAGCCACAGATGCATCCAAAGTAGAAg CTCCAACAGGGAAACCATCTCATATTCCATCTCGGACACGCCCACCCATCACAACTCATATTCTAGACATTGCGCGTGGATGTCCAGCTAACGGCGTTGAAGTGCTATTGGAGGCGTGGAAAGGAAGCCAACCACGTCCCCATTTCGGTGTAACTGATAAAGGTGGTTGGGTTTTCCAAGGATCCTCAGCTACAGATAAAGATGGGCGATCCGGTCAGTTGATGAGCATGGTTGATGCTTTGAACCCAGGAACCTATCGAATAAGCTTCAACACTGGCAAGTATAATCCTGATGGATTTTTCCCCTTTGTCTCCATTGTGTTTGAGATTAGAGAGTCTCAGAAATGGGAACACTTTCATGTTCCTCTGTTGCTTTCTCCATTCTCATTCTCTACTTACCGTGGGAGCTAA